The following coding sequences lie in one Oncorhynchus masou masou isolate Uvic2021 chromosome 20, UVic_Omas_1.1, whole genome shotgun sequence genomic window:
- the LOC135506622 gene encoding hornerin-like, with protein MSGSGDKLQVCPGRVRFTGARGRVRLEPGACPDSLEPGRVRLAVRLEPGGVSGWSQGWSNISSRVGRPRESLRQTPPQQIHTGWSPHSMSYSTTPSCHTVEGPARYGFAQKPLWRGVLGPQRPERRGRQEPAARAQRRQQLSGQSADAQAAVESVEECSSQRPERRDGRRPAARAGRQAAELSGQSAEAEAQAELSGQRQRRSSQRPERGRRQPSGQSAEAGQPSGQSAGQAVSGRARAAEQRPAAEARAEPSGQRAAARPEAGRAAGQLSGQSAEAQGSFSGQSRASRGSAARAQRRGRAAARGRGRAASAARAQRRRQLSGQRAGSRQLSGQRERRRADSGQRQRAGSAAARARAGQLSGQRGRAGSQRPERVLRRRGQRGSSAARSAEEQAAQRPERDQGQGSPAARAQGQRQPSGQSRQRRPGAASGQSAEAQAAQRPERRGQAQRPEQRPGSPAARAQRQQPSPEPEAQGSQRPERRQPAARAQRPAAAQRPERRGQQRRAQRRPERGAGSQLSGLEQRQQPAGQAQRQRRDQAASRQRPGQECRGRSSSGQSGQTSRQPSGSERRASQSAEEARQPAARAQRTSTAGSPAGQSGRGRCWAAPAARAQRRRAELARRRRAAAGSVVSAERAQAAREPEPRADQRPEAKRRRQLSGRAEAQGSPGPEQSGQQGSAARGRGQQGSSAARVRGRAGQRSRVSEASRQSGQERGHRPAAEQGQGSSGGQSAEGRGSGGQREAGQISGQSERRRPSGQSEGRQLSGQGAEEAGSPAARRGGQQGRAQEQSEGQQQLAARARARQAAQRPE; from the exons ATGTCGGGTTCAGGTGACAAGCTGCAGGTCTGTCCAGGGCGTGTCCGGTTCACTGGAGCCAGGGGGCGTGTCCGGCTGGAGCCAGGGGCGTGTCCGGATTCACTGGAGCCCGGGCGTGTCCGGCTGGCTGTCCGGCTGGAGCCAGGGGGCGTGTCCGGCTGGAGCCAGGGGTGGAGTAACATCTCGTCCAGAGTGGGCCGTCCTCGGGAGTCGCTTCGCCAGACACCTCCTCAACAGATCCACACA GGCTGGTCCCCACACAGCATGTCGTACAGCACAACCCCCAGCTGCCACACTGTGGAGGGACCGGCCCGGTACGGCTTCGCTCAGAAACCACTCTGGAGGGGTGTACTGGGac CCCAGCGGCCAGAGCGCAGAGGGAGGCAGGAGCCAGCGGCCAGAGCGCAGAGGAGGCAGCAGCTCAGCGGCCAGAGCGCAGATGCGCAGGCAGCGGTTGAGAGCGTAGAGGAGTGCAGCAGCCAGCGGCCAGAGCGCAGGGACGGCAGGCGCCCAGCGGCCagagcagggaggcaggcagcagAGCTCAGCGGCCAGAGCgcagaggcag AGGCGCAGGCAGAGCTCAGCGGCCAGAGGCAGAGGCGCAGCAGCCAGCGGCCAGAGCGAGGGCGCAGGCAGCCCAGCGGCCAGAGCGCAGAGGCAGGGCAGCCCAGCGGCCAGAGCGCAGGGCAGGCAGTCAGCGGCAGAGCGAGAGCGGCAGAGCAGCGGCCAGCGGCAGAGGCCAGGGCAGAGCCTAGCGGCCAGAGGGCAGCAGCGCGGCCAGAGGCAGGGAGGGCGGCAGGGCAGCTCAGCGGCCAGAGCGCAGAGGCGCAGGGCAGCTTCAGCGGCCAGAGCAGGGCCAGCAGGGGCTCAGCGGCCAGAGCGCAGAGGAGGGGCAGAGCAGCGgccagaggcagaggcagggcaGCTTCAGCGGCCAGAGCGCAGAGGCGCAGGCAGCTCAGCGGCCAGagggcaggcagcaggcagctcagcggccagagagagaggcgcaGGGCAGACAGCGGCCAGAGGCAGAGAGCAGGCAGCGCAGCGGCCAGAGCGAGGGCAGGGCAGCTCAGCGGCCagagaggcagagcaggcagCCAGCGGCCAGAGCGAGTGCTCAGGCGCAGAGGCCAGAGAGGCAGCTCAGCGGCCAGATCGGCAGAGGAGCAGGCAGCTCAGCGGCCAGAGCGCGACCAGGGCCAGGGCAGCCCAGCGGCCAGAGCGCAGGGCCAGAGGCAGCCCAGCGGCCAGAGCAGGCAGAGGCGGCCAGGCGCAGCCTCAGGCCAGAGCGCAGAGGCGCAGGCAGCCCAGCGGCCAGAGCGCAGAGGGCAGGCCCAGCGGCCAGAGCAGAGGCCAGGCAGCCCAGCGGCCAGAGCGCAGAGGCAGCAGCCCAGCCCAGAGCCAGAGGCGCAGGGCAGCCAGCGGCCAGAGCGCAGGCAGCCAGCGGCCAGAGCGCAGAGGCCAGCGGCAGCTCAGCGGCCAGAGCGCAGAGGCCAGCAGCGCAGAGCGCAGCGGCGGCCAGAGCGAGGGGCAGGCAGCCAGTTGTCAGGGTTGGAGCAGAGGCAGCAGCCAGCAGGCCAGGCCCAGCGGCAGAGGCGGGACCAGGCAGCCAGCAGGCAGCGCCCAGGCCAGGAGTGCAGAGGCAGGAGCAGCAGCGGCCAGAGCGGCCAGACCAGCAGGCAGCCCAGCGGCTCAGAGCGCAGGGCCAGCCAGAGCGCAGAGGAGGCCAGGCAGCCAGCGGCCAGAGCGCAGAGGACTAGCACCGCAGGCAGCCCAGCGGGCCAGAGCGGCAGAGGCCGGTGCTGGGCAGCTCCAGCGGCCAGAGCGCAGAGGCGCAGGGCAGAGCTAGCCAGGAGGCGCAGAGCGGCAGCAGGCAGTGTTGTGAGCGCAGAGAGGGCGCAGGCAGCCAGGGAGCCAGAGCCAAGGGCGGACCAGCGGCCAGA AGCGAAGAGGCGCAGGCAGCTCAGCGGCAGAGCAGAGGCGCAGGGCAGCCCAGGGCCAGAGCAGAGCGGCCAGCAGGGCTCAGCGGCCAGAGGGAGAGGCCAGCAGGGCAGCTCAGCGGCCAGAgtgagaggcagggcagggcagcggTCGAGGGTGAGCGAGGCCAGCAGGCAGAGCGGTCAGGAGCGAGGGCACCGCCCAGCGGCCGAGCAGGGGCAGGGCAGCTCAGGCGGCCAGAGCGCAGAGGGCAGGGGCAGCGGCGGCCAGAGAGAGGCAGGGCAGATTAGCGGCCAGAGCGAGAGGCGCAGGCCCAGCGGCCAGAGCGAGGGGAGGCAGCTCAGCGGTCAGGGCGCAGAGGAGGCAGGCAGCCCAGCGGCCAGGAGAGGGGGCCAGCAGGGCCGAGCGCAGGAGCAGAGTGAGGGCCAGCAGCAGCTAGCGGCCAGAGCGAGGGCCAGGCAGGCAGCCCAGCGGCCAGAGTGA